TCCTTTGGCATGGCTTTGAAGTTCAGCTTTAATTAAAGGCCgtgatttttatatttctaatgaTTGTGTGACTTGGTCACTCAGAACAGTGACTTGCATGTCACAAAGGAACAGGCTAGGGGACCAGGCAGGGAAGTCACCCAGACCCCATGGTCTGCAAAGCACGGCAGTGTTCCAGGGACGCTTCCGAAAATCCGTGGAAAACGCAGTCACAAGACACTTGTTATGCCTACCTGGCTTCTATGAACCCCTCCCATGTGAGTTGTTCAGGAAGTGGCCCCCGAGACCACAGGTGGGGGACGGGGTGGCTCTGCAGAGGCCacctcctgggctgggctgccccgCAACCtcctgccaccccagccccattCTGCGTGCAGGACAGCTCACAGCTGGCTGAGTTCCAGTCCCTTCCTGCCGACTCACCTATGAGGCCTGTCTGGAAGAGGGCCTCAGGGCAAAGGAACCTCTCAGGCCCGAGGCGGATCTCCTGGCCGTCCGGGAGCCGGTAGGTCTCCTGGCAGGGAGCCCCGGCGGATTTCCCCTTTTCCTTATCGAAGTCCAAGGCCACATAGCAGCATTTCTCCTTCAGGTCCCTGATCCTGTCCCGgtcagctgcaggcagagggagacttcaggagtgggagggcagggagggctaAGGGGAGGAGTTGTCAGGGGCCTGGGTctccccaggagcaggtgcagacaGCCAGGGGCAGGGACTCAGCAGGACACTGCAGGCTGGACACCACCAgcaattggaagcagggctgagaACCCCactgggtcccccatgtgtggTGGGAGGAGTGGGTGGCAACCCAGCGGTGGGGAGTGGCACAGCTACCGCCCGTGTCTCTGCTACATTTTGGCTGACCTCACCTCTAAGTCACTCAGCCAATGGGACACTTGCCTCTCCTTCCCCTCACTCCACCTCAGCCATTCTTGCCAAGGCCTCTCCTGGCTCCCCAGGCCCAAAGCCCAGGGCAAGCCTTCAGCTCCCGGCTGGCTTCCCTCCCTCAGGTCCACAaactcctcccttctctctctctctctctctctctctctctctctctctctctctctctctctctctctctctctctctctcacatgccTCTTGCTCGGGAGCACCGAGAAGGTCTGTAAAAACTGCAGACTGGGCATCTGGCCCGCCCTCAGGTGCCCAGAGGGAAGGTCCTGGATCCATGTCCCTGTGCCAGGCCCACGGCTTAGGGGCTACCGGCAGAATCTCCCAACCTTTCCAcgtctcttcctctttcagtgGAAATAATTGTTCCTCCTCATCAGGTGTGATATGCAATGGTAGAATGTGCTAGAAGAGTTCACTTGGCCAAGTGCTTTGCACAGGGAAGTTTTCTGAAGATTAgctcaccatcatcatcatcaccatcaccgtcATTAATCTAGCCGATGTCCCTAAGCAGGGCGTGGTGCCTTCGGAATTCAGGAGTTGTTCAGGCAGCACGTGAGCGGCTGCAGGCGGTACACCCGGGGGCTGCAGGGGGCTCCCTGGCGCGGAGGCCATCTCTACCTGTGCTCACGAGTAAGTGGCCCTTGTCGGACAGCAGCCGCAGGAGAAACGTGGTCAGGTCCTGACCCGCTACATCCACCTGGAGGGCCGACTGGTGCAGAGCGCAGCCTTCGATGATGGGTACGAAGTGCGTCATGCCCTCCCCAGACTCGATAGTGGTGCCTGGATGGGACAGCAGAGCTGGCATCAGGGCGGTGGCAGCAGAGAAGCCACGCAGGCAGGTGAGGGCCGGGGAGCAGGGCCGGGCGTGGGGGAGGTGGCTGTTGAGGAGGGTGCTGCTGGGTCCCCAGTGGCCGGCATGTGCAGGTGTTGGCACAGCTAACCAAGAAGTCGGACAGGCAGGGGTCTGCACAGATCTGGCCCTGTGTGAGCATGGTGGCCggtgttggggggtggggatCTGCCTACAGGGTGAACACACCACccaagccacttccaaaaggcTGGCGCATGGTGATGGGGACCCACGGCCCCCCTCTGGGTGATCTGGTGGCTTCGGGAGCTGTTGGGGTGACTAGTGTCTGGGTAGGGGACCTGTTTCACCAGATGCCTGCATGGTGGCATAGccaactaatcctccacctgggcCATCGTCATTAGAAATGAGCCACTGGTACAAAGAACCTCACGGCTAATGCCCAACAATGCTGCTGGAGGGGAAACACACCCCGATCCCACTCACGCAAAATCCCAGCGGGGCGCTCCTAAGGGCCAGCCTGGGTGGGCAGTGTGGAGGGTATGAGGGAAGCTTTGGGGTGCTGGAGAGATTGCTGGGGGTTGGCATGTCCCGTGTGTCACCCTGGTCAACCTGCTCCTTGGTGTGTGGGTGCTCCTCAAGGTGCGTGGGTGAGAGAGAGCAGACGAgccaggggagggcaggaagggggCTCCGGAAAGGACAGGAAGCACAGATTTGCTGGAATGGGGGGAGTGGACTGCCCTGTGCCCCTTACCGGAGGTGTAGCCAGAGGAGTAGAGAGAAAGCACGGCTTGGTTGGCCAAGTACAGGGCGGGCACATTGAAGGTCTCAAACAGGATCTGGGAGGACATGACCAGCTGTTGCCAGTCCCCTACAAGGCAGGCAGGTCTCCCCACTCCCCAGGCCCCCAAGCACCCCACTGCCAGCGCTGGGACAGAGCATGTGCGGTTTGAACATCAGGTGCTTAAACTACAGATCCGAGGTCCCCCCACCCTCACCTCTCAGCTGCAGGTGCCTCTGGCTGCCAGGGCCTGGAGGGTCAGGTTGGCCACCCAGCCCCATCATGGGGTTTAGCTCGGTCGCCAAGCTGCCCTTCATGTCCTGCTGGGATTCCTCCCTCCAACATGCCTGAGCCACATGGCCGAGGGGAGCACCCAGCTGAGGAGCCAGAGCCGTGGCCGGAACAAACCTCCTTCCCTGCGAGCCACTGTTCTTGGGCCATTCACTCCAGGGCGGCTGATGGTACtcgaagaagaaaaataagtgcCTAGAGGATTGTACCCGCGTGGATGGAGGCATGCACCGGGGTTCTGGCACGCCCCAAGAGTGGGGGCAGGGACTGTGACCTCATCATCGGGGTGGGAGTCGGGAGGGGGACGGGCAGGGCAGCCACCAAGGATACGGGCAGTGTGACTCCTGGTGTCTGGCACCCAGGCGGCCGGTAGGCCCTGCTCCAGCCCCGAGGAGGACTCTGGCTGGTCTGGGTCCAGCAGGGGACACTGTCCTGTGGGAGAAGAGACCTAGACAGGGTCCCATCTGACAATGGTGACTGGGGGCCCCCAGTGACGGCCCTTGCATCCCGGCTGAGTTGCTGGAGCCACCTGCTGCTCAGTGCCCTCCCCTGGGCCCTCTCAGTGCCCAGCTCCATGCCTGCCTGCCAGCGAGCTCCCCAGTGGTGGCCGGGCTCCCCGAgggcctccctcctcctgcccaggagTCTCCCCCCAGGCTAGAGGCGTGGTGGCCACATAAGTCAGCTGGCCTCCGTGCATCCAGGCACCTGGCACATTTTCTCCTTGTTGGCCCGGGAGTTCAGAGGTGGCTCCGTCATCAACACGGGGTGCTGCTCAGGGGCCACGTGCAGCAGCTGGTAGAAGGAGTGATGCCAGATCTGTGGGGGAGAGGTCACGTGTCTGCTAACCCAGCCGCCGGCCAGCCACCCgtgcacctgcctgcctgtcgtccctctcatctgctgatccatGCATCATTTGCCTACTGCCGATAGATCTGCCACTTAGACTCTACCCATTGGTTACCTCCTCCTGTGCCCGACACCCTCACGGGGTCCCTCCCGTCTGTCACCCTGGGGACCTCGCATGGTCAGCTGTGGTCACCCTCAGGACACAGCTGACTCTCCCCCATCCCAGccacccaggctgcagcacaggagATCATGGTATAGTCAGCTAACGacccctcatacacacacacaccgcccAGATGCTGGGGTCAGGACGCTGGTGTGTCCgtctggggtggggggaacacAGCCTGGCCCGGAGCACTGGGCTGTCAGCAGAGGGACAGCCCCGAGGAAAGACATGAGGAGCGACACGATGGCTGTGGGGCAGCAGAAGCTGGGTGCCACCGACAGGTGGGACAGGGAGATGACACCAGTGGGAGTGAGTGTGAGGAAGGAGCCCGTCTCCCCCACTACTGTATAGACAGGTGTCTGGCGAGAGTGTGCCACGAGGGCCAGATAAGCGGAGACACGGAGACACAGCTACATCAGGGCTCAGACCGTGAGAGGCAGTGTTGTGGGGCAAGGGTGGCAGCCATGGCCGGATCAAGTGTGTGTCCCCTAGGCAGGGGGCTGAGCACCCCAAAGACTCGCAGGCGCAGCTTCAGTGTGGCTGGGTCAAAGCAGAAACTGCCTGTGCGTGAGATCCTGCGGCCAGCGGCCAAGACGGGACCTGTGAGCCACACCCACTCCGCGGGAAGACCCCGCTCGGGCGGGTGGACTGCCCTGCTGGCCAGAGTGGCACTGGGGACATTCAAGCTCGTGTCCTGCGGGCCTCCACTCGTCGTCCCTTGGGAGGACATTCGCTGCTGCCCCCAGAGTGGTTGGTGCAGGACAGCCAGCTTGGCCAGCTGGACCTACAGCTGCACGTGACCCTGGGCAAGGCCACCCAGGGCTCCCTGGGCCTCGGTTGCAGCAGCCACTGGCAGAGGTgtgagctgggtgctgggtgctaaGCCCCTGCAAGTGGGGGCAGTGCTACATGGCCCGGGGAGGGGCGTCTCCCCatcccaggctgagctgggcgCCACCCCATCTGGAAGGgctgtgtctccctctccccaggctgagctgggcataGCCCCAGCCGGGAAAGGCCCCTGCAGATGCCAACACGAAGGGCCATCCTTTGAGGGTCCTTtcacagggggtggggaggcctgTGCAGATCCAGGCAGACACCCCCAATGAGCTCAGCTGCTGTGGGAGCTGCCAGCATGAGCGACTATGGGTCCCCAACCCAGAATTCAGACCTTGGCACCAGCCCCAGGACATTCACGTGACAAGAGGGCCACAACCCGCAAGGCCCAGAGGCTCCCAGCTGGACCCCTCCCCTCTTGGTCCCTGGCGATTCCCACAGCAGTGGGAGCCCGCGGAAGGCGGTGGCCCACCATCTCCAGGGTGTCCCAGTTGGTGGTGCTGCTGCGAGAGATGGGATATTGCAGGATGATCTTCTCACAgtttctctgagcctcagcccCGATGAACCACTCTTCCTCCTCCATCCCCACCAACAGGTTCTGGAAGACATGGGCCACGGGAATGGCTGGGGGCTGGCACCCGTGGGTCCATGGGAATGGCTGGGGGCTGGTGCCCCTGGGTCCACAGGAGGCGTGAACAGCCTCTGTGACCTCGTGTGACCTCAGGCGTGGAGTCAGGCACGGCTGCAAGGGGGTCCCAGGCACGTGCCAGGTAGGGCAGTCCTGAGGGTCATCACACAGCTGGTGTCCACTCTGtggagggaggagctgggggcagcagaagagggagaCAGGAGAGGAGACACAGGGGACTCCACCAGTGGGCAGGGGAGCAGTCGGCTCTGTGGCTCCATTCCTGCTCCTTGGGGGTGGAGAGAAAAGCCCCCCATCCCATCACTgccagaggtggggcatggcctgCCTGGGGGCTCATCTGGGCCCACCAAGAAGCAGGCAGCAAGACCAAGATGGGCCTtaaggggagggggctggggtcatGGAGGGTGGAGATGGGCTGGGTGGATGGGGGGATGTGGTCTGGGGGATGAAGAGGGTAGGCAACCTGAGGGGAGGTGAGGGGGGCTGTGGAGGGGAGGTGAtctggggggtggaggggaggtgacctggggggtggaggggaggtgagggggggtggaggggaggtgaCCTGGGGAGTGTGGAGGGGAGGTgagggggggtggaggggaggtgacctggggggtggaggggaggtgacctggggggtggaggggaggggagggggggtgtggaggggaggtgacctggggggtggaggggaggtgacctggggggtggaggggaggtgacctggggtgtggaggggaggtgacctggggggtggaggggaggggaggggggctgtggaggggaggtgacctgggggtggaggggaggtgaCCTGGGGTGTGGAGGGGAGGTGACctggggggtggagaggaggtgactgggggaggaggggaggtgaCCTGGGGAGTGTGGAGGGGAGGTGAGGGGGGCTGTGGAGGGGAGGTGacctggggggtggaggggaggtgacctgggggtggagaggaggtgACCTGGGGTGTGGAGGGGAGGTGACctggggggtggagaggaggtgactgggggaggaggggaggtgaCCTGGGGAGTGTGGAGGGGAGGTGAGGGGGGCTGTGGAGGGGAGGTGacctggggggtggaggggaggtgacctggggggtggagaggaggtgACTGGGGGAGGAGGGGTTCCTGGTCCATCCTGTAGACAAAGTCTACCAAGGCCACTGAAGTTctgttttatttggaagtcagaatgagATAGAGAATTATTGtacatccaccagtttattcccccaatgcctacagcagccaggctggTGAGGCCAACGCTGGGGGCCAGGAGCGCCACGCaggtccccctgtcccctgtaaCCTTGTCAGGAATCCATATATGTGAGCCAACCCTGCTGCCCCACAAGGAGGAAGCGAAGTGgggctggatcccccaccccaacATGAGATGCTAGGATTCCCAGCAGAGACTAAACGCTCAGTGCCGCTGGGCACACTGTGCCTGCTCCCCAGGGGGGCTCCTGAAGCAGGCCTGTTCAGCAGAGGTGCCCTGGCACCCCTGCCACGCAAGGGGGCAGGGATGCAGTGGACCACAGCCATGGGCAACGATGCCCCTGAAACAGGCGGCAGGCAGCCTGTAAAGGAGGCCCCCTCCTCACAGTGCACCACTCCCAGGGCAAAGCCCAGGGCATCCCAGACCTGCAGGCGCCACAGTCTGTCTGTACAAGGCCCCTCAGGAAAATGAGCTCACACAGAAACTGGTCCAGAAACCTGGAATTCTCGCTCCCAGGATCCAGCAGGATCCAGCGACCCCACCTCTAGGCCAACAGCACCCAGAAGAACTGAAGGCAGGCGGGATCTCCAGGGTCGGGGTAGAGGGAGACGGTAGTGgcggaagaagagagagagagagagagagattgcacaTCCCTGGTCAGCGTGACTATGTTCCCCAGTGCCAGCAGGTGGCACGCCCGGTGTGTGGCTGCAGGGCCGTCCACCCGGTGCAACGAGACTTCAGAAACGCTGGGCTGGGGTGGACTCCAGAGATGGCCGTGGTGAGGCTCCCAGTGCCCCCCAGCCATGTTCTAGGAGTCGCTGGGCAGCACCTGGCAGCCCAGAGACTGGCCCCCTCAGCCACCCTGGGGGCACGGCAGGGGCTGGCAGGCGTCACGGCGCAGGGGCTGGCAGGCGTCACTCACATCGTGCCGGAGTTTCCCGAGGATGGTGGGGAAGATGACCTGGGGCGCTTCCTTTCCTGCAAAGCCCACCTTGCTGAGGGCCGAGCCATAGTCACAGATGAGGGGCACGCCGTCGGCCATCGCGAGGCTGTGGGGACACACGGTGACTTGTGTCCTGAGCGCACAGAGCGGGGTGCTGCCCAGGGTGGAGCGGCCGTGGGGGGCAGGGGGTTAGGCTAAGCTATGCTGGGGGAGCTGTCCACATGTATTTTATTCTGTACCTGACACACCGGAGACGCCTCGGGCCGCGCTTTCCGTGGAACTTGCCCAACCTTCCAAGTGTTTCCATTTCGCACAGAACCCTTGGGAGGATGCCTGTAGGCTAGCGAGGGCGTGGGATTGTGGGGTGCGCGTCAggctgaggctgcctgtgccaccGTGACACCACGGACCGCGTCACCCACCACGATGGGCAGGTGGCTGCCTTGCTCACGCACTCCAGGCCCTCCCAGCTGCAGACCACACAGGCACACGGTTCACATAGCTCCAGCCCCGGCGGGCAGCAGCCCTCAGTGCCCTGATCCTGCATGCTGGGCCACTCCTTCCCTCAGACCCGGCCGGGGGCAGCTGTGGCCGTGGCCCTTGCACTTCGTGCCATGGTGCCATGATGCCACCGTGCAGCTGACAAGCACTCAGCTAACCTCAGCTGCATCACGGCCTTTGCAGCCGCTCACAGTCCCGTCCACATGTCCCGTGTCACCAGGAGGCCACATGGGCCTCCCAGGCAGGGGCCTTATCTCCCCCAGACTGAGTGTGTTACAGGGGACCAGCTGACTCTGCCTCAATGGCATTGATTAGTTCATTTGGGGGTCACGTCACAACCTCCTGCTGTGGGGTTTGTGGAAGGTCCTCCTGCATgtgtgttatggggtgcagccagtgatagccagcacccagtaacagtgggcaaatgaaatttggccgtgtcccccaacctctgtcctgaaggtgggtcctaacaacaatggaatgataattccgtcctcaaccacttcccccacgtcctaaatgagccaggatattggaagtccaattggtctaggtgttttagctacaagcccagttcctgttcctgtccatcccaaGGAGCACtcatcaactccttagcccacaacacttaggttttcactcctgcccacctgggactccctatcatctgagaggggacggtattgtgctgtgtgtaaccactcccctcacaagcccctttaaaaggcccaggaagcagaggctctcactctttctggccaggtgcttctgttactctggcaccctgactcttggctgaccgaggacaggtaatcccctgagcatggtccctgtgtgctgcttagatgagGCAGTgattataataatgttgtttctggtttgtgtactatctggagttccaagaggggtgaggcctagcagtagtagaatgtgggcagagaagccagggaaaggtgaatgcctgcagctttgtaagtgtgtccaggttctttgtgagtgtgtccaggttatttgttgcatgtctcttaggataacatatattgctggggaagctgagacataagtcttcagcttaatggatggacttaaggatgatgaccatttgtttcttttgggattatgattggttgggttatgattaggtggattgctgtatggacttgtaatttgctattgtgctctgttgtcttcaagtttgattaataaagactccttaataaaccttagacatgtctggtg
The sequence above is a segment of the Ochotona princeps isolate mOchPri1 chromosome 4, mOchPri1.hap1, whole genome shotgun sequence genome. Coding sequences within it:
- the LOC101521192 gene encoding uncharacterized protein LOC101521192 gives rise to the protein MADGVPLICDYGSALSKVGFAGKEAPQVIFPTILGKLRHDNLLVGMEEEEWFIGAEAQRNCEKIILQYPISRSSTTNWDTLEMIWHHSFYQLLHVAPEQHPVLMTEPPLNSRANKEKMCQILFETFNVPALYLANQAVLSLYSSGYTSGTTIESGEGMTHFVPIIEGCALHQSALQVDVAGQDLTTFLLRLLSDKGHLLVSTADRDRIRDLKEKCCYVALDFDKEKGKSAGAPCQETYRLPDGQEIRLGPERFLCPEALFQTGLIGRNSVGMPMMAVQSVSACRPAHWKALFGHILLSGGTGCLAGLRFRLQREITALVSPALTVKVCSCPYSAYGAWVGGSILCSLSTFEDMWVTSSEYREVGCSVASRRSY